The segment ATTAATCTAAtgtgattttaaaaagaaacaatagaAAATTTGGTCTGTGGTGGATGAACGATCATCACTATTACAGATTGTAATTCAGTTTTTTGTGTGTCAGTTCAGTGAAGACGGtgagttgtgtgtttgtgtgattcagGGAGAAGACGTCTTCAGCGTGCGCTGCAGGGAATCAGACTGGCTCGAGTTCATCAGGCCGCCACACCCAGAATCCCTCAGGATTTCAAAACCATCAAAACATGAAGGTGAACCATGTTCAGGGATGATGTGTCACATGGGAAAAACACTGACAGACATTTTCCTTCGATGCGTCTCGTTCAGGATCAGACCGGAGCTGTAAATGTGTGATGGGTTGTCATTACGCTCAGGTCTGTGATAAGAGAAGCTTGTAAAGGGTGTTTTTGTCAGCTAAATGAAGAAGGATCTGCTGTTTATCACGAATCACTTCAAGACCGTTGTTATGTTCATCTGATGTTTTCTTCCTGTGTTCTGTACAGAAAATGAATGAAGAATGTTGTTCGGATGACTGAAATCGGACAAAACGTCTGTTTTCCTTCTGATGAACATGATTTGTGTTATGTGAACTCAGAACTGTCGATGTTTTGTCTCTGTGATGTTTGAACACAATCTCATATAGTTTGACTTACTTTGTAAACAAAATGGTTTGTGTagtaaaatgttcatataacCACAAATGtctgacttttattttattaatgtaaaAAGTCAAGCAAAACTGCAATAAAAATAGAACAGCACATGTGAGTTTGATTGATAGTTGAGGGGTttgattccaaaatgagatgaataccgtttttaaccattttcagaaatcatgtttttttttaatgatggttGTGTTTTCCagtgaatatcaatcaaactgcagttggttagtgttgatttaagccataatgacacagctaactaacacaataaaaacaccataacaaaagaaaaaccaTGATTTTTGAAGTTTTTTTAAAATGGAGTTGTCTCGttttggaagcaaactcttcatCTGCACTTAaatgtctctctttctcagtTCTTCTGTTGTGTAGTATTGTGAAGTTGTCTAGTCACTTATACTGTAGTCTGTGCAGATGTGTTTATAATGCTGTCAGTTAGGACTGGGTCTGGTGTGAAGGTGGGGTTGTGGTACGGGTTTGGGAGGGTTTCACTGTTGCGTGGCCGTGTTTGTCGTTTCATCAGTCTGTGTGCGGCCACGATGGGTATAGAGATCACCGGCACAGAGCTCAACAGCACACAGATGGCAAACACCCACGGGGAATACGGCTTCTCCTCCATCTCTGGGAAATTCACCTGCGTGAGAACGCACATCAAATACTTCACAATGACAGGTGACATGCTTCGACTCTTTCACACCATGTGTGGTGTTCCTCTGAGAGAGAAGAAGCATCTTCATTTCTCCTGTGAGACTTCCTGAAGGATTGTGCAGGATAAATCTAAAGGAATCAGTCTTGCGCAGATCAGTCGTCTGTGTTGGATGCGGTTTTGAACTCCTTTAACTCACATATGCAGGGTTCCAGGTGGGGTACGTGGGGTGTTTCTGCACCTGGATGATGATGTAAGCCACCAGAACGACCAATAGCAAGAGAGGACTGACTCCCATCCAGCACACACGCCAGAAGAGGTTTGGTCTGCGGCCCGTCATCATTTCAATATCATCGCTGAAACTGAAACACACTCGCACGCTAGCTTTCATTTGTCTTCTCGCAAAAGTGTATTTAATGAGTTTAATTACCGATCCATTCCGTAGAAGACCACGACCCCGACCAGCTCGAAGAATGCTATGACGAGGAGCGGAACAGAGCCAACGTAACTGTTGAAGATCTCCAGCCAATAATTCCCAGAACCCAGTGTGAAGATCAGAGCcacgagaaaacacacaacacacatcaaacctgaggaacacacaaacacacagatcagAGCTgaggaacacacaaacacaacacacacacacatcagagtcATGAGAAAACACACATCAGAGCTgaggaacacacaaacacaacacacacacacatcagagtcatgagaaaacacacacacacacacagatcagaGCTgaggaacacacaaacacaacacacacgtacacagcaGACGTGATgaaggtgtgtgcgtgtggtgttGTGGAGTTGTGTAGCTGATGTTTCTGTGCAGTACCTGTGAAGAGTTCTTTTGGGATCCATTTGGGAATCATGTGGAGATCCAGCAGAGGAGTCAGAACTCCCTCCAGATTCCCAAACATGGAGGAGAGCCCCAGACTGAAGAGCATGATGAAGAAGAGCACGGCCCACACCTGTGACCCCGGCATCTCCAGCACAGCCTCCGTGAACACAAGGAAGGCCAGACCCGTTCCTGAAGCACTCTGGGTAACACCACACGGACACATGACTGATCCAGGTCAAAGGAGAAAGCAGAGAGTAGAGGAGGATGTACCTGATCCAGGAAGTTCTTGAGGACACAGAGCTTCAGGTTCAGACCGGACACTTTCTCAGGATCTGATGCGTTCAGCGTCCTCAGCCAGCGGTCGTAGTTCTCAATGGTGATGTTCTGATCTCCGAGGTGGAAGGCGTTCGTCAGATCCAAGATGTTACTGTGACAACGCCAGCTCACCAGTTAttctcacctcacctcacctctcaactcaactttatttatatagcgcttttgacagttttcattgttacatGAGACATAtggactataagcaaaacaatcaaagttgtacctgcaaatacaagaaaaaggtgaaa is part of the Triplophysa rosa linkage group LG16, Trosa_1v2, whole genome shotgun sequence genome and harbors:
- the slc6a18 gene encoding inactive sodium-dependent neutral amino acid transporter B(0)AT3, with translation MDTSSTNSHHTQQRPKWDNKVQYLLTCIGFAVGLGNVWRFPYLCQIYGGGAFLIPYLIALVFEGLPLLYLELAIGQSLRMGSIGVWHSISPLLGGVGVASMIISFLVGLFYNTILAWVLWYFFHSFQEPLPWSQCPVNDNLTGYVQECVLSTPVNYFWYRKTLNITPDIEESGSLQWWLVVCLASAWSIVYICFIRGIETIGKAVYVTATFPYLVLTIFLIRALTLPGATDGLLYLFTPDRRRLYASSSPDSILALQATSNYNSVEHNNILDLTNAFHLGDQNITIENYDRWLRTLNASDPEKVSGLNLKLCVLKNFLDQSASGTGLAFLVFTEAVLEMPGSQVWAVLFFIMLFSLGLSSMFGNLEGVLTPLLDLHMIPKWIPKELFTGLMCVVCFLVALIFTLGSGNYWLEIFNSYVGSVPLLVIAFFELVGVVVFYGMDRFSDDIEMMTGRRPNLFWRVCWMGVSPLLLLVVLVAYIIIQVQKHPTYPTWNPAYVNFPEMEEKPYSPWVFAICVLLSSVPVISIPIVAAHRLMKRQTRPRNSETLPNPYHNPTFTPDPVLTDSIINTSAQTTV